The genomic stretch tcggtcccttctggaagaTTTAGAACTAGTGCTGacgttaatctgtcctttaatgcctggaaactccattCGCAAACATCAGTctattgaaactttgctcccttctgagtaaactttgtcaaaggtgctgaaagggaagaaaatccctctacaaatctcctgtaataacctgccaaaccaagaaagttacgAACCTctatcggtgttgtgggtctagtcCAAGtttttactgcctcaatcttttgtgtatccacccgaaTTCCTTCACCTGAAATgacatgcccaaggaaagctatatagttcaaccagaattcacatttagaaaaatttacatacaacttcccttcttgtagaactctgagcacagtatgCAGATGATcagcatgctcagcctctgaacgagaatacaccaatatatcgtcaataaatatAATTACGAACAAATCTAAAAAAGGCCTAAACACAcagttcatcaaatctataaatacTGCTGGGACATTGGTCAAACTGACGACATAACACAAAACTCGAAGTGCCCGTATCTGGTTCTAAATGttatcttcggaatatcttcctccttaacccttacctgatggtacccggaccttaagtctatttttgaaaaatacttggcaccttgcaactgatcaaataaattgtcaatcctcgggagcgggtacttattcttgatcgtcaccttattcaactatatataatcaatacaca from Nicotiana sylvestris chromosome 12, ASM39365v2, whole genome shotgun sequence encodes the following:
- the LOC138884081 gene encoding uncharacterized protein, which translates into the protein MGIDWLASCHANVDCRSKIVRFQFPREPILEWKEAEHADHLHTVLRVLQEGKLYVNFSKCEFWLNYIAFLGHVISGEGIRVDTQKIEAVKTWTRPTTPIEALKDRLTSALVLNLPEGTDGYVIYCDTSGIGLGCALMQYGKVFVRRWVGLCADAAW